The Formosa sp. Hel1_33_131 genome window below encodes:
- the uvrB gene encoding excinuclease ABC subunit UvrB, whose product MQFKLTSDFKPTGDQPTAIKQLVAGIESDEKYQTLLGVTGSGKTFTVANIIQEVQRPTLVLAHNKTLAAQLYSEFKQFFPENAVEYFVSYYDYYQPEAYIPVSGTYIEKDLSINEEIEKLRLSTTSSLLSGRRDVIVIASVSCLYGIGNPAEFQKNVISLKANEVISRTALLHKLVQSLYSRTEGEFNHGNFRIKGDTVDVFPSYADHGFRIHFFGDEIEAIEAFDVNNNKVIEVYESVTIYPANMFVTSPDILQNAIKDIQDDLVLQHDYFKDIGKHLEAKRLKERTEFDLEMIRELGYCSGIENYSRYLDGRAPGTRPFCLLDYFPSDSLMVIDESHVTISQVHAMYGGDRSRKENLVEYGFRLPAAMDNRPLKFEEFESLQNQVLYVSATPADYELEKSGGVVVEQVIRPTGLLDPIIEVRPSLNQIDDLIEEIQQRVEKDERTLVTTLTKRMAEELTKYLARIQIRCRYIHSDVDTLERVEIMQDLRKGIFDVLVGVNLLREGLDLPEVSLVVILDADKEGFLRSARSLTQTVGRAARHLNGRAIMYADKITKSMQKTIDETEYRREKQIAYNTKHKLVPKALNKSLNNALTKNSVSSYYYEQEALKAAEPENAYLAAPELEQKIRDTRKLMESAAKDLDFLHAAQFRDQIKDYQKKLEALKV is encoded by the coding sequence ATGCAATTTAAGCTTACTTCTGATTTCAAACCCACTGGTGACCAACCGACTGCTATAAAACAATTAGTAGCTGGAATTGAGTCCGATGAAAAATACCAAACACTTTTGGGAGTTACTGGGTCTGGAAAAACATTCACGGTCGCCAATATCATTCAAGAAGTACAGCGACCTACACTTGTGTTGGCGCATAACAAAACCCTTGCCGCACAACTGTATTCAGAATTCAAACAGTTTTTCCCTGAAAATGCTGTTGAATATTTTGTATCCTATTACGATTATTACCAGCCAGAAGCCTACATTCCTGTTTCAGGAACCTATATAGAAAAAGATTTATCCATTAATGAAGAAATTGAAAAGCTGCGCTTAAGCACCACTTCTTCCCTATTATCGGGGCGAAGAGATGTCATTGTCATTGCTTCGGTTTCGTGTTTGTATGGAATTGGGAATCCTGCTGAATTTCAGAAAAATGTCATCAGCCTAAAAGCAAATGAAGTCATTTCAAGAACTGCTTTGTTACACAAACTCGTTCAAAGTTTATACTCAAGAACCGAAGGCGAATTTAATCATGGTAACTTTAGAATTAAAGGGGATACAGTAGATGTATTCCCTAGTTATGCCGATCATGGGTTTAGAATTCACTTTTTTGGCGATGAAATTGAAGCCATTGAAGCTTTTGACGTTAACAACAACAAAGTCATCGAAGTCTATGAAAGTGTAACCATATATCCTGCAAATATGTTTGTGACCTCGCCTGATATTTTACAAAATGCGATCAAAGACATTCAAGATGATTTGGTTCTACAACACGACTATTTTAAAGACATTGGAAAACACCTTGAAGCGAAACGTTTGAAAGAACGTACGGAGTTTGATTTGGAAATGATTCGCGAATTGGGCTATTGTTCAGGAATTGAAAACTATTCACGCTACTTGGATGGGCGAGCACCAGGCACCCGTCCCTTTTGTTTATTAGATTATTTTCCGAGTGATTCATTGATGGTGATTGATGAAAGTCACGTGACCATATCTCAAGTCCATGCGATGTATGGTGGCGATCGGAGTCGTAAAGAAAATTTAGTTGAATATGGCTTTCGCTTGCCTGCAGCAATGGACAATCGACCTTTAAAATTTGAAGAATTTGAAAGCCTTCAAAACCAAGTATTGTATGTCAGTGCCACCCCAGCCGATTATGAATTGGAAAAATCAGGTGGTGTTGTTGTCGAACAGGTTATTCGACCAACGGGATTGTTGGACCCTATTATAGAAGTACGGCCGAGTTTGAATCAAATTGACGATTTGATTGAAGAAATTCAACAACGCGTCGAAAAAGACGAACGAACATTGGTCACTACTCTAACCAAACGAATGGCAGAAGAGTTGACCAAATATCTGGCACGTATTCAAATTCGCTGTCGTTATATCCATAGTGATGTGGATACCTTGGAACGGGTTGAAATTATGCAAGATTTACGTAAAGGGATATTTGATGTGCTTGTAGGTGTCAACTTATTAAGAGAAGGTTTGGACCTTCCAGAAGTCTCATTAGTAGTGATTTTAGACGCAGATAAGGAAGGTTTTTTGCGTTCGGCACGCTCACTCACGCAAACCGTAGGACGCGCTGCCAGACACCTCAACGGACGTGCTATTATGTATGCAGATAAGATTACCAAAAGCATGCAAAAAACCATCGATGAAACGGAGTACCGTCGGGAAAAACAAATTGCCTACAATACCAAACACAAACTCGTACCTAAAGCACTTAATAAAAGTTTAAACAATGCACTGACTAAGAACTCGGTGAGTAGTTATTATTATGAACAGGAGGCGCTCAAAGCGGCGGAACCGGAAAATGCATACTTGGCAGCTCCTGAATTAGAACAAAAAATCAGAGACACCCGAAAGCTCATGGAGTCTGCAGCAAAAGATTTGGATTTCTTACATGCTGCACAGTTTAGAGATCAAATTAAAGACTACCAAAAAAAGTTGGAGGCTTTAAAAGTTTAA
- a CDS encoding gliding motility-associated C-terminal domain-containing protein: protein MKHKLNIPFFSISVMLINLLAAQDISLFNQLNGRLDYTAIGNTLNTSENNSAVDCVINTASSANLNLSTTQTIEAAYLYWAGSGSGDFNVTLNTTEITPSRTFAYSLDSSREFFAAFADVTTLIQTEGNGLYTLSNLEQINISSDYCSTGTNFAGWAITIIYSDPNLPLNQLNVYDGLESVPSNITIQLDNLNVMDTNGARIGFIAWEGDAGLAVNEVLQMNGITLSNPPLNPANNAFNGTNSFTNDSNLYNMDIDVYPIENTINVGDSSAIIQLSSGQDLVMVNNIITVLNSQLPDASVVIDTIEQSCNSRELTVEYSVENLNSTHFLPANTPISFYANAVLVAQAQTLNDIPINETESNTISVTVDPSLLDPVNLTIVVDDDGTGAGIITEISETNNTANTSIEFLESPDPTPLTPLIGCNFGNNEAVFNLRNALNEIDSSFDLETAIFYQSLEDLIDDLGALIDPSQYINSNGVDTIYFRVDANPCYEIFSVNLEVNECDPNIPQGFSPNGDGFNDWFNIDGLYDVFLQHELLIFNRLGAIIFKGNNDLKWDGKANYGPLKGDNLLPVGTYFYVLYLNVQNAKPRSGWVYMNY from the coding sequence ATGAAACATAAACTAAATATCCCTTTTTTTAGTATAAGTGTAATGCTAATTAACCTCTTAGCAGCTCAAGACATTTCGTTGTTCAATCAACTAAATGGACGCTTGGATTATACAGCAATCGGGAATACCCTTAATACTTCCGAAAACAACAGTGCTGTGGACTGTGTCATTAATACAGCTTCTTCGGCAAACTTAAATTTATCTACCACACAAACCATCGAAGCTGCTTATCTGTACTGGGCGGGATCAGGATCGGGCGATTTTAATGTGACTCTTAACACCACAGAAATCACCCCCTCACGAACCTTCGCTTATAGCTTGGACTCGTCACGAGAATTTTTTGCAGCCTTTGCAGATGTCACCACTTTAATTCAAACCGAAGGAAACGGTTTATATACCCTTAGTAATTTAGAACAAATAAACATTTCATCTGACTATTGCTCTACAGGGACAAATTTTGCGGGCTGGGCCATTACTATCATTTACTCAGACCCTAACCTTCCACTCAATCAATTAAACGTTTATGATGGCTTAGAAAGTGTCCCAAGTAATATCACCATTCAATTGGACAATCTTAATGTCATGGATACTAATGGTGCTAGAATCGGTTTTATAGCTTGGGAAGGCGATGCTGGTTTGGCAGTCAATGAAGTCTTACAAATGAATGGCATCACACTTAGTAACCCACCTCTTAATCCCGCGAATAACGCCTTTAATGGCACCAATAGCTTTACGAACGACTCCAATTTATACAATATGGATATCGACGTTTATCCCATAGAAAACACCATTAATGTGGGGGATTCATCTGCAATCATACAATTATCTTCTGGACAAGATTTAGTAATGGTCAATAATATCATTACCGTATTAAACAGTCAATTACCAGATGCGAGTGTCGTTATAGACACTATTGAACAAAGTTGCAATTCTCGTGAATTAACTGTTGAATATTCTGTAGAAAATCTGAATTCCACACACTTTCTGCCCGCAAATACGCCCATCTCATTTTATGCCAACGCTGTCCTCGTTGCTCAAGCACAAACCCTAAACGACATCCCTATTAATGAAACGGAGTCAAATACAATTAGTGTTACGGTTGATCCATCACTTTTAGATCCTGTTAACCTTACAATTGTAGTGGATGATGACGGTACTGGGGCTGGAATTATCACTGAAATTAGTGAAACAAACAATACGGCTAACACCTCTATTGAATTTTTAGAATCTCCTGATCCGACTCCTTTAACTCCTTTAATAGGTTGTAATTTCGGAAACAATGAAGCCGTTTTTAATTTACGAAATGCTTTAAATGAAATAGATTCTTCATTCGATTTAGAAACCGCTATCTTTTATCAATCCTTAGAAGATTTGATTGATGACCTAGGTGCGTTGATAGATCCCTCACAATACATCAATTCGAACGGAGTTGACACCATCTATTTCAGAGTAGATGCAAACCCCTGTTATGAAATTTTTTCAGTGAATTTAGAGGTCAACGAATGTGACCCTAACATCCCTCAGGGTTTTTCACCCAACGGAGATGGCTTTAATGACTGGTTTAACATAGATGGGCTCTACGATGTGTTTTTACAACACGAACTCTTAATATTCAATCGTTTAGGAGCTATTATTTTTAAAGGGAATAACGATCTTAAATGGGATGGAAAAGCCAATTACGGCCCGCTCAAAGGCGACAACCTCTTACCTGTTGGAACCTATTTTTATGTATTGTATTTGAATGTTCAAAATGCAAAACCCAGATCTGGTTGGGTTTATATGAATTATTAA
- a CDS encoding T9SS type B sorting domain-containing protein: MNTHNEVNSEVYLLDRYIKLLIKLNPLGTGWEGTYNGKLTPTSDYWVYIILQNNKIFRGHFTLKR, encoded by the coding sequence ATCAATACACACAACGAAGTCAATAGCGAGGTGTATCTTTTAGACCGGTATATAAAACTGCTTATCAAATTAAACCCTTTAGGTACTGGTTGGGAAGGTACTTATAATGGCAAACTCACTCCTACTTCGGACTATTGGGTTTATATTATACTTCAAAATAATAAAATATTTCGAGGACATTTCACATTAAAACGCTAA
- a CDS encoding T9SS type B sorting domain-containing protein translates to MKININLFIIAILLFNLLPAQNISLFNQLNGHLDYTAIGNTLNKSENNGSSNCIINTNSSATLNLSPTQTVEAAYLYWAGSGSGDFNVTLNTTDITPSRTFAYNIGTRRHFFAAFADVTTLIQTEGNGLYTLSDLEQNVSTYCSPSTNFAGWAITIIYSDPALPFNQVNVYDGLETVPRSITIQLDNLNVIDTTGAKVGFIAWEGDAGLAVNEVLQMNGVTFSNRPLNPANNAFNGTNSFTNDSNLYNMDIDVYSIENAINAGDTSAVIQLTSGQDLVMVNNIITVLNSQLPDASVTIDSVDQRCNPRELTIEYTVRNLNSMRLLPANTPIAFYVDTVLVAQAQTSNDIPGGGTESNTLTFTVDPLFLDPINLTIVVDDNGSGTGIISEISETNNSAVISIVANPLPIANQPPDLEDCDDNFDGELKVDMSTQTALIIGSQNPSNFTVSYYENRTDAESGNNPLELTPIVVYTKSVVAKIVNNTTRCANYTSFNLIVNPLPIVAQTHTITQCDTDYDGLTIFNIKDFEINIFDVQQNFLVATYFDSLQDLENGVAEIQNVTAFQTISNPQIIYIKVLNTTSQCYTSAPLTLTSILPPAINPISEFEICDSDTNSFDLSEINSLLTTETQDITLHYFDSLTNAENKIDPITVLNYQSNTTPLFVRIQDTVTNCFHIHSFNFIANPLPIANQPPDLEDCDDNFDGELKVDMSTQTALIIGSQNPSNFTVSYYENRTDAESGNNPLELTPIVVYTKSVVAKIVNNTTRCANYTSFNLIVNPLPIVAQTHTITQCDTDYDGLTIFNIKDFEINIFDVQQNFLVATYFDSLQDLENGVAEIQNVTAFQTISNPQIIYIKVLNTTSQCYTSAPLTLTSILPPAINPISEFEICDSDTNSFDLSEINSLLTTETQDITLHYFDSLTNAENKIDPITVLNYQSNTTPLFVRIQDTVTNCFHIHSFNFIANPLPIANQPPDLEDCDDNFDGELKFDISPQTALILGSQNPSNFTVSYFENMGDAESGNNPLELTPIVVYTKSVVAKIVNNTTRCANYTSFNLIVNPLPIVDIPKQLICLDNLPHYVSAETFNNGDTYLWSTGQTTNKISIDTTGTYSVTVTTPKGCVTSSSFEANVSGAAMIEFTEVLNFTDPNSITVMVKGVGDYQYKLDDNPLQTSNFFNYVTLGYHTITVVDLNGCSEVTKEVLVINAQKFFTPNNDTYFDTWNIIGIDTLPGSVIYIFDRYGKLLGTLAYNSGGWDGTYRGYEMPANDYWFLAKIKTPTEQFEYKGHFALRR, encoded by the coding sequence ATGAAAATCAATATTAACTTATTTATTATAGCAATTCTGCTATTTAACCTATTGCCCGCTCAAAACATTTCTTTGTTCAACCAATTAAATGGACATTTAGATTACACAGCGATTGGTAACACCCTTAATAAGTCCGAAAATAACGGTTCTTCGAACTGTATAATTAACACGAATTCTTCAGCAACCTTAAACTTATCTCCTACACAAACCGTTGAAGCCGCTTACCTCTATTGGGCAGGCTCGGGGTCTGGCGATTTTAATGTGACTCTAAACACCACCGATATCACACCCTCACGAACCTTCGCTTATAACATAGGTACTAGACGGCACTTTTTTGCAGCATTTGCAGATGTGACCACTTTAATTCAAACGGAAGGAAACGGTTTATATACCCTTAGTGATTTAGAACAAAACGTATCGACATATTGCTCTCCTAGCACAAATTTCGCTGGTTGGGCCATTACCATCATTTATTCAGACCCCGCACTTCCCTTCAATCAAGTAAACGTCTATGATGGCTTAGAAACTGTCCCTCGTAGTATCACAATTCAATTGGACAATCTTAACGTCATAGATACCACAGGGGCAAAAGTAGGTTTTATAGCATGGGAAGGCGATGCTGGCTTGGCTGTGAATGAAGTATTACAAATGAACGGAGTAACCTTTAGTAACCGACCTCTTAATCCCGCAAACAATGCCTTCAATGGCACCAATAGTTTCACGAACGATTCCAATTTATACAATATGGATATAGATGTTTATTCTATAGAAAACGCTATCAATGCTGGTGATACCTCTGCAGTCATACAATTAACTTCTGGGCAAGATTTAGTAATGGTGAATAATATCATCACCGTATTAAATAGTCAATTACCAGATGCGAGTGTCACTATTGACTCTGTTGACCAACGCTGTAACCCTCGTGAATTAACCATTGAATATACTGTAAGAAACTTAAATTCTATGCGATTACTGCCTGCAAATACACCCATCGCTTTTTATGTTGACACTGTTTTAGTCGCCCAAGCACAAACGTCAAACGATATTCCTGGTGGCGGAACCGAATCTAATACGCTCACTTTTACAGTAGATCCTTTGTTTTTGGACCCTATTAATCTTACAATTGTGGTAGATGATAATGGTTCGGGAACTGGAATTATCTCAGAAATTAGTGAAACAAATAACTCCGCAGTCATATCTATTGTTGCCAATCCACTTCCAATCGCCAATCAACCGCCAGATTTAGAGGATTGCGACGATAATTTTGATGGAGAGTTAAAGGTTGATATGTCCACACAAACGGCACTTATTATAGGAAGTCAAAATCCTTCTAATTTTACGGTTTCCTATTATGAAAATAGGACTGATGCTGAATCGGGAAACAACCCCTTAGAATTAACGCCTATAGTTGTTTATACAAAATCCGTTGTCGCTAAAATTGTAAATAATACAACGCGGTGTGCAAACTATACGTCCTTTAACCTTATCGTTAACCCTTTACCAATAGTTGCGCAGACTCATACTATAACGCAATGCGATACCGATTATGATGGTCTTACTATTTTTAATATTAAAGATTTTGAAATTAATATTTTTGATGTTCAACAAAATTTTCTCGTTGCAACTTATTTTGACAGTTTACAGGATCTTGAAAATGGAGTTGCTGAAATACAAAATGTAACTGCATTCCAAACAATTTCAAACCCTCAAATAATCTATATCAAAGTATTAAATACGACGAGCCAATGCTATACGTCAGCGCCTCTCACACTGACTTCAATTTTACCGCCTGCGATCAATCCGATATCCGAATTTGAGATTTGTGATTCCGATACCAATTCGTTTGATTTGTCAGAAATAAATAGTCTTCTAACCACAGAAACGCAAGACATTACTCTTCATTATTTTGATTCTTTAACAAATGCTGAAAACAAAATAGACCCCATTACAGTTTTAAACTATCAATCTAATACGACTCCACTCTTTGTACGAATTCAAGATACTGTAACAAATTGTTTTCATATTCACAGTTTTAATTTCATTGCCAATCCTCTTCCAATCGCCAATCAACCGCCAGATTTAGAGGATTGCGACGATAATTTTGATGGAGAGTTAAAGGTTGATATGTCCACACAAACGGCACTTATTATAGGAAGTCAAAATCCTTCTAATTTTACGGTTTCCTATTATGAAAATAGGACTGATGCTGAATCGGGAAACAACCCCTTAGAATTAACGCCTATAGTTGTTTATACAAAATCCGTTGTCGCTAAAATTGTAAATAATACAACGCGGTGTGCAAACTATACGTCCTTTAACCTTATCGTTAACCCTTTACCAATAGTTGCGCAGACTCATACTATAACGCAATGCGATACCGATTATGATGGTCTTACTATTTTTAATATTAAAGATTTTGAAATTAATATTTTTGATGTTCAACAAAATTTTCTCGTTGCAACTTATTTTGACAGTTTACAGGATCTTGAAAATGGAGTTGCTGAAATACAAAATGTAACTGCATTCCAAACAATTTCAAACCCTCAAATAATCTATATCAAAGTATTAAATACGACGAGCCAATGCTATACGTCAGCGCCTCTCACGCTGACTTCAATTTTACCGCCTGCGATCAATCCGATATCCGAATTTGAGATTTGTGATTCCGATACCAATTCGTTTGATTTGTCAGAAATAAATAGTCTTCTAACCACAGAAACGCAAGACATTACTCTTCATTATTTTGATTCTTTAACAAATGCTGAAAACAAAATAGACCCCATTACAGTTTTAAACTATCAATCTAATACGACTCCACTCTTTGTACGAATTCAAGATACTGTAACAAATTGTTTTCATATTCACAGTTTTAATTTCATTGCCAATCCTCTTCCAATCGCCAATCAACCGCCAGATTTAGAAGATTGTGATGATAATTTTGATGGAGAATTAAAATTTGATATATCTCCACAAACAGCTCTTATTTTAGGAAGTCAAAATCCTTCTAATTTTACGGTTTCCTATTTTGAAAACATGGGAGATGCTGAATCGGGAAACAACCCCTTAGAATTAACGCCTATAGTTGTTTATACAAAATCCGTTGTCGCTAAAATTGTAAATAATACAACGCGGTGCGCAAACTACACGTCTTTTAACCTTATCGTTAACCCTTTACCCATAGTTGACATTCCTAAACAGCTTATTTGCTTAGATAACTTACCTCATTATGTAAGTGCTGAAACATTTAACAATGGGGATACTTACTTGTGGTCTACGGGTCAAACTACCAATAAAATTAGTATTGATACGACTGGAACATATTCCGTAACCGTAACCACCCCAAAAGGTTGTGTGACCAGCAGCAGTTTTGAAGCGAATGTCTCGGGTGCAGCTATGATTGAATTTACAGAAGTATTAAATTTTACCGATCCAAACTCCATCACTGTTATGGTAAAAGGTGTCGGGGATTATCAATACAAATTAGATGATAACCCCCTTCAAACTTCAAATTTTTTCAACTATGTAACTTTGGGGTATCATACCATTACTGTGGTGGATTTAAATGGCTGTAGCGAAGTGACCAAAGAAGTATTAGTCATAAATGCTCAAAAGTTTTTCACCCCCAATAATGACACCTATTTTGACACTTGGAATATTATTGGAATCGATACACTCCCAGGGTCTGTTATTTATATCTTTGATCGTTATGGAAAACTTCTTGGAACATTAGCATACAATTCAGGGGGATGGGATGGCACCTATAGAGGCTACGAAATGCCTGCTAATGATTACTGGTTTTTGGCAAAAATCAAAACGCCGACCGAACAATTTGAATACAAAGGCCATTTTGCTCTTAGACGCTAA
- a CDS encoding T9SS type B sorting domain-containing protein, whose product MQFGNIPDQRICDTDDDGFTVLNLNNFDAAVTGNQSGFQVLYFESLTNAENNIGALPNNYINITNPQTLYVSVTESATACADTSSFEITVVPAAVINPPSPIVICDDDGDGFFIINLEGLIPSLTSTPNTVDFSFFTSLNNANLEIDPITATTAFDAQTQTLYIRAEENLTTLRCPVIVPLNVIVNTLPIIPTIENYDVCVDSSTNPTFLMNTKDNEILNGQNGKEVFYYEDAGFTQLIDKNQPYIGNNFPQTIFVKVDNITDSNCFSTASFSINIIPFPVYNDTINVDVIGCDTNQIDGKIDIDFNTIINTLTQGITPAPMISFFTTLSNAENNTAALPLNYENTSNPQTLFIRIENSSNGCYLTDSFGINVLSTPNVRQVNNLTKCDTDYDGLGIFNIEDFEIEIFDVRQNFLIATYYDSLQNLENGFPEIPDVTAFQTTSNPQIIYIKVLNTATQCFTSAPLTLTSILPPAINPISEFVICDTDTNTFELSEINTVLTSVTQNISIHYFDSLMNAENNQNQITILNYQSSNTPLFVRIQNTLTNCFHIHNFNFIVNPLPIANQPPNLEDCDDDFDGELEFDISPQTLLILGTQSPSNFTVSYYENMADAEVGNNPLNLTFTVVNTKSIVAKIVNNTTQCENYTSFTIIVNPIPIVDIPKQVICLDNLPLVVSADTFNNGDTYLWSTGQTTSEIIINTIGAYSVTVTTAKGCVNSSNFEVIISEAATIEFTEVLNFTDPNSITVTIEDGIGDYRYQLDNGPLQTSNFFNNVTLGYHTITVVDLNGCRETTKEVLVINAQKFFTPNNDTYFDTWNIVGIETLPGSVIYIFDRYGKLLINLNHDSGGWNGTYRGNEMPATDYWFLAKIKTPTEEFEYKGHFTLKR is encoded by the coding sequence GTGCAATTCGGCAATATTCCAGACCAAAGAATTTGTGATACGGATGATGATGGTTTTACGGTTTTAAACCTCAATAACTTTGATGCTGCTGTAACAGGAAATCAATCGGGCTTTCAAGTGCTTTATTTTGAATCTCTTACAAATGCTGAAAATAATATTGGAGCACTCCCAAACAACTATATAAATATTACGAATCCTCAAACTTTATACGTGAGTGTTACAGAAAGTGCTACTGCTTGTGCAGATACCAGTTCTTTTGAAATAACAGTGGTTCCTGCAGCTGTCATCAATCCGCCTTCTCCTATTGTGATTTGTGATGATGATGGGGATGGCTTTTTTATTATTAATTTAGAGGGGTTAATACCTTCTTTAACTTCTACGCCGAATACCGTTGATTTTTCTTTTTTTACAAGTTTAAATAATGCAAATCTAGAAATCGATCCTATAACCGCGACTACCGCATTTGATGCCCAAACTCAAACGCTATACATTCGCGCAGAAGAAAATTTAACAACCTTAAGATGTCCCGTAATTGTTCCTCTCAACGTCATTGTAAATACGCTACCCATTATTCCTACAATTGAAAATTACGATGTTTGTGTCGACAGTTCTACCAACCCTACTTTCTTAATGAACACAAAGGATAATGAAATTCTAAACGGACAAAATGGCAAAGAAGTATTCTATTACGAAGATGCTGGTTTCACACAATTAATTGATAAAAACCAACCCTATATTGGCAACAACTTTCCACAAACAATTTTTGTGAAAGTTGATAACATCACAGACTCTAATTGTTTTTCCACCGCTTCTTTTTCAATAAACATCATACCCTTCCCTGTTTATAATGATACTATTAATGTGGATGTTATTGGGTGTGACACTAATCAAATAGATGGGAAAATAGACATTGATTTCAATACGATCATCAATACGTTGACACAAGGCATTACCCCTGCTCCAATGATTTCGTTTTTTACGACCTTAAGCAACGCCGAAAACAACACTGCTGCACTTCCCTTAAATTATGAAAATACCAGCAACCCACAAACCCTATTTATTAGAATTGAAAACAGCAGTAACGGATGCTATTTAACAGATAGTTTTGGGATTAATGTATTGTCAACTCCTAACGTTAGACAGGTTAATAACCTCACTAAATGCGATACGGATTATGATGGACTCGGTATTTTTAATATAGAAGATTTTGAAATTGAAATTTTTGATGTTCGACAAAATTTTCTCATTGCAACTTATTATGACAGTTTACAGAATCTTGAAAATGGATTTCCTGAAATCCCAGATGTAACCGCATTCCAAACTACTTCCAACCCTCAAATAATTTATATAAAAGTATTAAATACAGCGACACAATGCTTTACTTCAGCTCCCTTAACACTGACTTCAATTTTACCCCCTGCTATCAATCCGATATCTGAGTTTGTGATTTGTGATACGGACACCAATACGTTTGAATTATCAGAAATAAATACGGTTTTAACATCAGTAACTCAAAATATTTCAATCCATTATTTTGATTCCTTAATGAATGCAGAAAACAATCAAAATCAAATTACAATTTTAAACTATCAATCAAGTAACACTCCTCTTTTTGTTCGAATTCAAAATACCTTAACAAATTGTTTTCATATTCACAATTTCAACTTCATTGTCAATCCACTTCCGATCGCCAATCAACCGCCAAATTTAGAAGACTGTGATGATGATTTTGACGGAGAATTAGAGTTTGACATATCTCCACAAACCCTTTTAATTTTAGGAACTCAAAGCCCTTCTAATTTTACCGTCTCTTATTATGAAAACATGGCTGATGCTGAAGTAGGCAACAACCCGTTAAACCTAACGTTTACAGTTGTTAATACAAAATCTATTGTCGCTAAAATTGTAAATAACACCACACAATGTGAAAACTATACGTCATTTACTATAATCGTGAACCCAATACCAATAGTTGATATTCCTAAGCAAGTAATTTGTTTGGATAACTTACCGCTTGTGGTGAGTGCTGACACATTTAACAATGGGGATACTTACTTATGGTCTACGGGTCAAACTACTAGTGAAATTATTATTAATACGATTGGAGCCTATTCCGTAACTGTGACCACCGCAAAAGGCTGTGTAAACAGCTCAAATTTTGAAGTGATTATTTCTGAAGCAGCCACGATAGAATTTACGGAAGTATTAAATTTCACAGACCCTAACTCTATTACGGTTACTATAGAAGATGGTATTGGGGATTACCGATATCAATTAGATAATGGACCTCTGCAAACTTCAAACTTTTTCAACAATGTAACTTTAGGGTATCATACCATTACTGTAGTGGATTTAAATGGCTGTCGCGAAACTACCAAAGAAGTACTTGTGATTAATGCACAAAAGTTTTTTACTCCTAACAATGACACTTATTTTGACACTTGGAATATTGTTGGAATCGAAACACTCCCAGGCTCTGTTATTTATATATTTGATCGTTATGGAAAACTTCTTATTAATTTAAATCATGATTCAGGAGGTTGGAACGGTACCTATAGGGGTAATGAAATGCCTGCTACTGATTACTGGTTTTTGGCGAAAATAAAAACACCAACCGAAGAATTTGAATACAAAGGCCATTTTACTCTAAAACGATGA